The Sinorhizobium fredii USDA 257 region ACGGCGTCGCGGAAATGTTGCGCCGATCCGCGTGAGCCGATCCTGAACGGTGGCCTTCTCTGCCGTGAAGGGGACGTGAGTATTCATGAATCCGATCGGTTTTCGGGTTCTTAACGCCGATGGACACCGATGGGCATCAGGTCTCGCATTCTTGTATTTCAGCTCATTGTCGTGGGGGCAGTCGTGATGATGGCGGCTATAGTCTACGTCACCATTCGCTCGACAACTTACTACACAGTGCGTGTACAATGGGCCAACAACCAACTGGAAGCTGTCATGGCGCTAACGGTTAATGCCAATCGATATTCCGAGCAGATCGCCGAGTTCCTGTTGATTGGCGAACCGGAGCGTCTCGACTACGAGAGTGCCCGCGCCGAACTTGAGGCAGGATTCGATAAGCTCGAGGAGCTGACCAGGGGAGAGGCCGAGTTTCTGGTGGGCGGCAGCGAACAAGAGGACGGCGGCGACGAGATCTTCCGCATCTCGCGGATGCGCACGCTCTACGGAGAAATCGCCAAAGCCACGTCTGACGCAATCAATCTTCGCAACCAGGGGCGCCAGGAGGACGCGGTCAGGATTTTTCGCCGCGACATCGAAAATCGTTTTGACGCCGAGTTCGAAAACATCCTTGAAGCGGCGCGGCGCGACGAAGAGGAAGAGGTTGCGCGAACCGAGCTGCAGGCAGAAGCGTTGTGGCGACGCCTGACCTGGATGACGGCCGTACTTGCGTTGGCTGCCGTGGTCCTCTGCTTTGTCGCTGCTTTCCTTCTCGCCCGATCGCTGATGCGCCCGATCAGCCTTCTGACCGAAGGCACAGAGGCGATCAGTCGTGGCGATCTCGACCACCGGATCGTCTTTGATGGCCGCGACGAACTCGGTGCGCTCGCCAAGCGGTTCAACGAAATGGCCGCACACCAGCAAGACCAGCGCGACCGGTTGCTCAATGCCAAAGCAGAACTCGAGCAGCAAGTTGCCGCACGGACCGCAGAGCTTGCCGCGGCGAATCAGCGGTTGACTGAGCTCGACCGGTTGCGCGTCCAGTTCCTCGCCGACATCAGCCATGAACTCCGCACTCCACTGACGGCCCTTCGCGGCGAAGCGGAAATTCCGCTGCGCCATGGTTCAAAGCCAGAGGCAGTCTACCGCGATGCGCTCGAACGGATTGTCACTCAGAGCCTGGAGATGGGACGCCTCGTCGACGATCTCGTTTTTCTTTCTCGTTCGGAAACCGATACAATACGGTTCGAACCCCGCCGAACAGACCTCGTGGCCATCATCGCCGATGCGGTCCACGAGGGCGAAATCCTGGGGCGCGCCAAGGGCATCTCGATCAAGGCGGCCTACAGCACCGATCCGGTCTGGGTCACTGCCGACGCGCAGCGGCTCAAGCAGGCTCTCGTCATAATTCTGGACAATGCCATAAAATATTCTCCGCGCGATCGCTCGGTGAAATTGAGCATGACTGTTATGGACGGGCATGCGGAGATTGCGATTCGCGATAAGGGTTTGGGTATTCCAGCCGAGGAAATACCCAAGGTGTTCGAGCGATTTTACCGCGGCCGAAGCCCAAAGGCGTCGCGCCAACTTGGCAGCGGCCTCGGTCTGGCGATCGCGAAATGGCTCATCGAAAAGCATCGGGGCGAGATTGCGCTTAAGAGCGAGGTCGGTTCTTTTACTGAGGTCGTGGTCCGCCTTCCACGCGCTGACGTAACCGCGTCTGCGGATGAGAACGCAGGCGCCTCCGTAGTCGTCCTGAAAAAAAGGTCGCGTGTGAAATCCAACCTGGAATAAAGCACGACCTCCCCTCGTTTCCTGAATTACGATAACTTGAGGCGGGAGCTAATGATCGGGCCCACCGTGAGGGGGGAAGTTCTCTGGCTCCCCGCGATAGGCCCGCGGACGGAGGTGGTGTAAATGTCAAGGATTCTTCTGGTGGAAGATGACGATCGCATCGTGGGCTTCATCAAGCGAGGACTCGAAGCCGAGGGTTACGTTGTCGACGTGACCGATAGTGGCGGGGATGCCCTTGCGATGGTGCGGGAGACGCCATATGCGCTGATCATTCTCGACCGTATGCTTCCCGGGATCGACGGCCTCGAAGTATGTCGCATGCTGCGGCGCGAGCAGCACGAGCATCTTATCCTGATGCTCACGGCCAGAGACAGCCTGCAGGATAAGGTCGAAGGACTAAAGGGTGGCGCCGACGACTACCTGACCAAACCTTTCGCCTTCGATGAATTGATTGCTCGCATGGAAGCGCTGCTTCGTCGCAGGTCCAGCACAGGCACGGACCCGGTCCTCAGGGTTGGCGATCTGGCTCTTGATCCGGTCGGCAAGAAGGTCTGGCGCGGCAAGCGCGAGATCAGCCTGACGGCCAAGGAATTCAAGCTTCTCGCTTATTTAATGTCGCACTCCGGCGCTGTGATCAGCAGAACCCGATTACTCAACAATGTTTGGGATCTGAGCTTCGACCCGGAAACGAAGGTGGTCGACGTCTACATCCGCTATCTTCGCAGCAAGATCGAAAGCGCGGACGAAAAGCCGCTCATAAAAACCGTGCGGGGCTTCGGCTACGTGGTATCGGCCTGAAGCCCCCGGTTCGCTCGGCAAAAACAGTTCTCACCAAGCTCTAACCTGGACCTTGCCATAGTCTAACCTAGGCCTTTCCGAAATCTAGCCGGACTCCCACGCTGGCTTAGCCAGCATGGTCATATGTTGCCACATGAAGATACCAAACCACCCCGCTTGCTGGCGAGCAACAAACCCTTGTTTGTTTATCGCCTCAGCGGAAGGCCAAATTCCATGAGGCTCTCGGGGTCAACATGCGCGATGCCGGCTTTCCTGTGACGTCTGTTGTTGATTTCGAATGCTTGCGGCGGCGACTGACTTCGCTTGATACTCGGGAAACGGGAAACTTCGACGTGATTGAAGTGGATCAATTCGGAAAACGTCTTGTCGTCTTTCTGCCGAATCTGCGCCGTTTCGCGAATTCTCTCTGCCGTTCCCGCGATCTCGCCGACGATCTCGTCCAGGCAACTTGCGAGCGGGCGCTCGCCAATGCTGGGCGTTTTGAACCTGGAACCCGCTTCGACGCCTGGATGTTCCGCATCCTGCGCAACTTGTGGATAGACCACATCAGAAAGCAGCGGACGGCCGGCCCGCATGAGGGCATCGAACAACGTCAGGAACTCGTCGGCGCCTCTGGCGAACGAGACGTGGAAGCCCGCCTTACTCTGAACAGCGTCGCCCAGGCGATCACCGATCTACCCGACGATCAGCGCGAAGTCATCCTCCTGGTCTGCGTTGAGGATCTCTCCTACAGGGAGGCGGCCGATGTTCTCGGGATACCGATCGGAACGGTGATGAGCCGGCTGGCGCGCGCCAGAAAAAATCTCGCCGAGGCAGCGGGAATAACTCCCGGCTTGTCACGTTCACCGATCACGAAGGGCGAGAACAAAAATGATCAGATGCGAGTTTGCAGACGAAACGCTCATGGCCTTTGCAGACGGCGAACTTGACGACGCGACTGCCGCCACCATCGAGAAAGCCATGGAACCGGATATCGCCAGCCAGGTCGCCCTGTTCCTGGAAGCCCGCATTCAGGCCAAAGAGGCACTGAGGCCGGTTC contains the following coding sequences:
- a CDS encoding response regulator transcription factor; the encoded protein is MSRILLVEDDDRIVGFIKRGLEAEGYVVDVTDSGGDALAMVRETPYALIILDRMLPGIDGLEVCRMLRREQHEHLILMLTARDSLQDKVEGLKGGADDYLTKPFAFDELIARMEALLRRRSSTGTDPVLRVGDLALDPVGKKVWRGKREISLTAKEFKLLAYLMSHSGAVISRTRLLNNVWDLSFDPETKVVDVYIRYLRSKIESADEKPLIKTVRGFGYVVSA
- a CDS encoding RNA polymerase sigma factor, yielding MRDAGFPVTSVVDFECLRRRLTSLDTRETGNFDVIEVDQFGKRLVVFLPNLRRFANSLCRSRDLADDLVQATCERALANAGRFEPGTRFDAWMFRILRNLWIDHIRKQRTAGPHEGIEQRQELVGASGERDVEARLTLNSVAQAITDLPDDQREVILLVCVEDLSYREAADVLGIPIGTVMSRLARARKNLAEAAGITPGLSRSPITKGENKNDQMRVCRRNAHGLCRRRT
- a CDS encoding sensor histidine kinase, giving the protein MAAHQQDQRDRLLNAKAELEQQVAARTAELAAANQRLTELDRLRVQFLADISHELRTPLTALRGEAEIPLRHGSKPEAVYRDALERIVTQSLEMGRLVDDLVFLSRSETDTIRFEPRRTDLVAIIADAVHEGEILGRAKGISIKAAYSTDPVWVTADAQRLKQALVIILDNAIKYSPRDRSVKLSMTVMDGHAEIAIRDKGLGIPAEEIPKVFERFYRGRSPKASRQLGSGLGLAIAKWLIEKHRGEIALKSEVGSFTEVVVRLPRADVTASADENAGASVVVLKKRSRVKSNLE